A part of Terriglobus roseus genomic DNA contains:
- a CDS encoding sugar phosphate isomerase/epimerase family protein: MAHQRYLFRNANQASPRLAFAQSYWALQEREQSIEESLERACASGFEYLEAGLRDERMAPLRSILKRMPLTLIAQGWASTVQEATVFFQRAVELGAVAMNLHLGHAYLKDEDALRMVDEAYALSERFNLPLVLETHRGRLTQDLHRTRMLMQQRPHVRIALDVSHYLVAGETLGGNATEFYAALAPLLQATKLIHGRISNGQQIQVSTAHVDAVGFTKSIWQQAMAAWLSDAPQDAVLIFEPELGPPPYAYLDEDCAETFSRSGQTNELVRLAREAWDAAQKREMA, from the coding sequence GTGGCACATCAGCGATATCTTTTCCGCAATGCGAACCAGGCCTCTCCTCGTTTAGCCTTCGCGCAGTCCTACTGGGCACTGCAGGAGCGAGAGCAGTCCATTGAAGAATCGCTTGAACGAGCCTGTGCATCCGGGTTTGAGTATTTGGAAGCCGGCTTGCGAGACGAGCGCATGGCGCCGCTCCGTTCCATCCTGAAACGCATGCCGCTTACTTTGATCGCGCAAGGATGGGCCTCCACGGTGCAAGAGGCAACGGTATTTTTCCAGCGCGCCGTCGAACTTGGCGCAGTTGCGATGAATCTCCATCTTGGTCATGCCTATCTTAAAGATGAAGATGCGTTACGGATGGTGGATGAAGCCTATGCCTTGTCGGAGCGATTCAATCTCCCCCTGGTGTTGGAGACACATCGTGGACGGCTTACGCAGGACTTACATCGCACACGCATGCTCATGCAACAACGTCCGCACGTCCGAATTGCATTGGATGTTTCTCACTACCTGGTTGCGGGTGAGACGCTAGGCGGCAACGCAACAGAATTTTATGCTGCACTGGCTCCGCTTTTGCAGGCTACTAAGTTGATCCATGGGCGCATCTCGAATGGGCAGCAGATACAGGTTTCGACTGCACATGTCGATGCGGTGGGCTTCACAAAGAGCATATGGCAACAAGCGATGGCCGCGTGGTTAAGCGATGCTCCGCAGGATGCTGTGCTGATATTTGAGCCGGAGTTGGGACCGCCTCCATACGCATATCTTGATGAGGATTGTGCTGAAACATTTTCTCGCAGCGGCCAGACCAACGAGCTTGTCCGCCTCGCGCGTGAAGCATGGGATGCTGCGCAGAAACGAGAGATGGCATGA
- a CDS encoding sugar phosphate isomerase/epimerase family protein, translating to MSNDTGMTRRDVLKMGALAAGSLTYGRMAAATGKPVIRLGVCSYGFRKFGPDQVIQFMHQLKCPYLNVKDIHLPMTPLADVPRLAAHYREAGIQLTDAGAIYFRVDTDEDVRPKFEYLRAAGVKSFVGAPTHAVLPRVERFVKEYDIRMGLHNHGPHDIEWPSPFDVQKAIEPLDHRIGYCIDVGHTLRIGVDPVAAIRMAGKRLFDLHVRDLTSADEKAEAVAMGDGVMPTRQIFRALAEIEYPYYVDLELENHENDPMPDTLKSFAYMRKLIAELGYREG from the coding sequence ATGTCTAACGATACCGGTATGACTCGTCGTGATGTCTTGAAGATGGGCGCACTTGCGGCAGGAAGTCTTACATATGGCCGGATGGCAGCAGCAACTGGTAAGCCTGTGATTCGCCTTGGAGTTTGCAGTTACGGCTTTCGTAAGTTTGGACCAGACCAGGTGATTCAGTTCATGCATCAGCTGAAGTGTCCGTACCTGAACGTCAAGGACATACACCTGCCCATGACTCCGTTAGCAGATGTACCGCGGCTTGCAGCGCACTATCGTGAGGCAGGGATACAGCTGACGGACGCGGGTGCGATTTACTTTCGCGTGGATACCGATGAGGATGTTCGGCCCAAGTTTGAGTATCTGAGGGCCGCTGGCGTGAAGAGTTTCGTAGGAGCTCCGACACATGCTGTGTTGCCGCGGGTAGAGCGGTTTGTAAAGGAGTATGACATCCGCATGGGGCTGCATAATCACGGTCCGCACGATATCGAGTGGCCATCTCCTTTTGATGTGCAGAAGGCAATTGAGCCGCTGGATCATCGCATTGGATATTGCATAGACGTGGGACATACGCTGCGCATTGGCGTGGATCCAGTTGCTGCGATACGAATGGCGGGGAAGCGGTTGTTTGACCTGCATGTGCGTGACCTAACGTCGGCAGACGAGAAGGCAGAGGCCGTTGCGATGGGCGACGGTGTGATGCCTACGCGGCAGATATTCCGAGCGCTGGCAGAGATCGAGTACCCCTACTATGTTGACCTTGAGCTGGAGAACCACGAGAACGACCCCATGCCGGATACGCTGAAGAGCTTTGCTTATATGAGGAAGTTGATTGCCGAATTGGGATATCGCGAAGGCTGA
- a CDS encoding Gfo/Idh/MocA family protein, which translates to MDRRTFLMHSAAYAASAAIVPSRVLGAQGPSGRINVGFIGTGRQAFGSNLPQMLAVPGVQVVTVCDTDRWRMAEAQKFVNEFYAKRDGKSSYNGCTQTADFRDVIHHKDVDALMISVPDHWHTTMGTMAAKAKKNFALEKPLSLSVQQGRALADVVKASGVVARTDSEFRSVRKQNHAVELIRNGHIGKLQRIEITFPSDPTPVVDAPDMPVPSELDYQMWLGPAPVVPYTEKRVHDRQQTKMRPNWMRLNTYAQGMISNWGAHYFDMVQWANRSEDSGPVEVEGHGEFPNALWDTMINFKVTYRYANDLEMTCEQTPTSIPSITYHGSEAWLKIENYPGVMTSSKPELVTLEPEKGEENFSQNLWDKNDFIAAIREHRPTMIPIETGHRDISISQIGLIACQTGEKLHWNPETELFVNSNRANSLLAAPIARGEWAHV; encoded by the coding sequence AGTGGCCGCATCAACGTAGGCTTTATTGGTACAGGACGGCAGGCATTTGGTTCTAACCTGCCACAGATGCTCGCTGTGCCGGGCGTGCAGGTGGTGACGGTATGCGATACAGACCGCTGGCGTATGGCAGAAGCACAGAAGTTTGTGAATGAGTTTTATGCAAAGCGCGATGGTAAGAGCAGCTATAACGGCTGCACGCAAACGGCGGATTTTCGCGATGTGATTCATCACAAGGATGTGGATGCCTTGATGATTTCAGTGCCGGACCATTGGCATACGACCATGGGCACAATGGCTGCTAAGGCGAAGAAGAACTTCGCTCTGGAAAAGCCTTTGAGCCTAAGTGTGCAGCAAGGGCGCGCACTTGCCGATGTCGTGAAGGCATCGGGAGTGGTTGCTCGTACAGATAGTGAGTTTCGTAGTGTACGGAAGCAGAACCATGCGGTGGAACTAATCCGCAATGGACATATTGGCAAGCTGCAAAGGATAGAGATTACTTTCCCGTCTGATCCGACTCCAGTTGTGGATGCTCCGGATATGCCTGTGCCGTCTGAATTGGATTACCAGATGTGGCTTGGCCCTGCGCCTGTGGTGCCATACACCGAGAAGCGTGTGCATGATCGTCAACAGACGAAGATGCGGCCCAACTGGATGCGTCTCAATACCTATGCGCAAGGGATGATCAGCAACTGGGGCGCGCATTATTTTGACATGGTGCAGTGGGCTAATCGGTCAGAGGATTCTGGCCCAGTTGAGGTTGAAGGGCACGGCGAATTTCCGAATGCCTTGTGGGATACCATGATTAATTTTAAGGTGACCTACCGGTATGCCAATGACCTTGAAATGACTTGCGAACAGACTCCCACAAGCATCCCGTCCATTACCTATCACGGCAGCGAGGCATGGTTGAAGATAGAAAACTATCCTGGCGTGATGACAAGCAGCAAGCCAGAACTCGTAACGCTGGAACCAGAGAAGGGCGAGGAGAATTTCTCGCAGAATCTATGGGATAAGAATGATTTCATTGCTGCGATACGCGAGCACCGTCCGACAATGATTCCGATTGAGACGGGACATCGCGATATCAGCATTTCGCAGATCGGACTGATTGCTTGTCAGACCGGTGAGAAGCTGCATTGGAATCCTGAGACAGAATTGTTCGTAAATAGTAACCGCGCCAACAGCCTGTTGGCCGCACCTATTGCACGCGGGGAGTGGGCGCATGTCTAA
- a CDS encoding MFS transporter — protein MKNRYRWLVVGLLFLATGINYMDRSALGILAHTLDLEFKWSEESYGNIVLAFTLAYGIGYIVAGRIVDWIGTKAGYAIFVFLWTLAAISHSVAGSVIGFFFARLCLGFAESGNFPAAIRAISEWFEPEERALATGIFNSGSNLAALAAPGFIAFILYRYHSWRYAFWGVGALGFVWLLLWLAFPYQRLLRLGGGGTSRSVAIVEASTSARWSDLLKLRVMWAFILVKAMTDPVWWLYLFWLPKFLQQRFQLSVAEIGVPLAVIYCVSSLGALVGGWSAGYLIRRGWDVLSARKAILAVCAACALLLMLATRLQTLTEIVALFSVLTAAHQAWAANLFAANADCFPAATLSSSVGIAGAAGAFGGVVFQKFTGWMLQASHGDYTVVFLVAGMAYAVALLVFHILTVKKAVEYPA, from the coding sequence GTGAAGAATCGTTATCGATGGCTGGTTGTGGGCCTGTTGTTTCTGGCCACGGGCATCAATTACATGGATCGCTCTGCGCTTGGCATTCTGGCGCATACGCTTGATCTTGAATTTAAGTGGAGTGAAGAGAGCTACGGCAACATTGTGTTGGCATTCACGCTGGCGTATGGCATTGGCTACATTGTTGCCGGACGAATCGTGGACTGGATCGGCACAAAGGCTGGCTATGCGATCTTTGTGTTTTTGTGGACACTGGCTGCGATCTCGCACTCCGTAGCAGGCAGTGTCATAGGGTTTTTCTTTGCAAGACTCTGTCTGGGATTTGCAGAGAGTGGAAATTTTCCTGCAGCTATCCGTGCCATTTCAGAATGGTTTGAGCCGGAAGAACGCGCGCTTGCGACAGGTATCTTCAATTCTGGTTCGAACCTGGCAGCACTTGCTGCGCCTGGTTTCATTGCTTTCATCCTGTACCGATATCACTCCTGGCGCTATGCATTTTGGGGTGTTGGTGCGCTTGGGTTTGTGTGGTTGTTGTTGTGGTTGGCGTTTCCATATCAACGCTTGTTACGGCTGGGCGGCGGGGGAACTTCACGGTCGGTAGCGATTGTAGAGGCGTCCACAAGTGCGCGCTGGAGCGATTTGTTGAAGCTCCGTGTGATGTGGGCGTTCATTTTGGTGAAGGCCATGACGGATCCGGTGTGGTGGCTTTACCTTTTCTGGTTGCCGAAGTTTCTTCAACAAAGGTTTCAGCTTTCTGTAGCAGAGATTGGTGTACCGTTGGCGGTCATTTATTGTGTGTCGTCTCTGGGTGCCCTTGTGGGGGGATGGAGTGCAGGCTACCTGATCCGTCGAGGTTGGGATGTGTTGTCTGCGCGAAAAGCCATTCTGGCAGTGTGCGCAGCTTGTGCCTTGCTATTGATGTTGGCAACCAGACTGCAAACACTTACTGAGATCGTGGCATTGTTCAGTGTGCTTACGGCGGCCCATCAGGCTTGGGCGGCGAACCTGTTTGCCGCGAATGCAGATTGCTTTCCCGCGGCAACGCTGTCATCTTCGGTTGGGATTGCAGGCGCGGCAGGTGCGTTTGGCGGCGTAGTGTTTCAGAAGTTCACTGGATGGATGCTGCAGGCATCGCATGGCGATTACACAGTCGTCTTTTTAGTAGCTGGTATGGCGTATGCGGTCGCATTGCTTGTCTTCCATATTCTGACGGTGAAAAAAGCGGTAGAGTATCCGGCGTGA
- a CDS encoding LysR family transcriptional regulator yields the protein MTDFHHLRVFQAVAASGSFTEAGRSLLLSQSTISLHIKQLEAELGCVLFIRGTRRVSLSPAGKVLLAYAERILSEMKNAELAVREYSTTQRGTIRFGVGATTLVYVLPNVLRDYREKYSQIEIQVSTATTEVLLRGLLDQTLDLAVVMSPSAALSQVQTVPLLQENLVVVLPETHPLSTKQILAPRDLDGLPFISHLPGTAMRTVQQHYLDQMQIKPRIAMEMENMEAVKSVVLAGMGVALLPDCCVAGAAGKGLCAKKVRGFPMHRELLLACLQWEAQPPATRRLAQRIQRFCAESGS from the coding sequence GTGACCGATTTTCATCATCTGCGTGTCTTTCAGGCGGTAGCCGCCTCTGGTTCGTTTACTGAGGCAGGTCGCTCGCTGCTTCTTTCGCAGTCGACCATCTCGCTTCACATTAAGCAGTTGGAGGCGGAGCTCGGCTGCGTATTGTTTATCCGTGGCACACGTCGCGTCTCGCTGTCGCCTGCTGGGAAGGTACTGCTTGCGTATGCGGAGCGGATCCTCTCAGAGATGAAGAATGCGGAACTCGCTGTCCGCGAATATTCCACGACGCAGCGAGGAACCATTCGATTTGGTGTTGGCGCAACGACACTGGTGTATGTGTTGCCGAATGTGTTGCGTGACTATCGTGAAAAGTACTCGCAGATTGAAATTCAGGTAAGCACTGCCACAACAGAAGTGTTGCTTCGGGGACTTTTGGACCAGACGCTTGATCTTGCTGTTGTGATGAGTCCTTCGGCAGCTCTGTCTCAGGTTCAGACGGTTCCACTGCTTCAGGAAAATCTTGTTGTGGTCCTGCCGGAGACTCATCCACTCAGCACGAAGCAGATACTTGCGCCTCGCGATCTTGACGGTTTGCCGTTCATTTCACATCTACCCGGAACAGCGATGAGAACCGTGCAACAACACTATCTGGACCAGATGCAGATTAAGCCGCGGATTGCCATGGAGATGGAGAACATGGAAGCTGTGAAGAGCGTTGTGCTCGCTGGCATGGGAGTTGCGTTGTTGCCGGATTGTTGTGTTGCCGGTGCTGCGGGAAAAGGGCTCTGTGCGAAGAAGGTGCGCGGATTCCCGATGCATCGGGAGTTACTGCTCGCCTGTCTGCAATGGGAAGCACAGCCGCCTGCTACACGACGTTTGGCGCAGCGGATACAGCGATTTTGCGCTGAATCTGGCAGTTAA